The Budorcas taxicolor isolate Tak-1 chromosome 2, Takin1.1, whole genome shotgun sequence genome window below encodes:
- the MAP3K19 gene encoding mitogen-activated protein kinase kinase kinase 19 — MNKNKLIHEFLEVVSRGDVELICDHIAKVHSILGNLDFQHPKTGNTPLITAAEENLTEVVGFLLEKGADITLCNYSNQTAVHVANCEVQRRLLAINGIQAPQMQLLQSSWQGDLEQLQHLLASEEFLDINFPNQHGLTALMLAVRDVDLFERLDMLTLYRPAEVLSELLRHHADPKLCDFSGKSAIHYVSQIESFRKQQLLDILMNSMPKPERHAESLLDICHDTNSSPTDMMTVTKNQNIILQSISSSEESDQDDDCSHSILISEEGDPSGDGQDWQPRTEGVEITVTFPRDVSHPQEMGREDLQENNQITSGHQEWTPAHSVSLPKHIEMVGFRTKAVTTEPLLAKKEERSQELFNTNLGFLLPRPYLETITSKSVAREDVPHFLKGRPRKSEGFSISDMKYSSRRVEFPLPPLSSLPMRSGLLTIPLSHKDQKARKRNIPHLVSFIPKLSEPISQSDEFRPSNKQKEAPFKVLVDQTLRSFDGSIWSRNMCSFRKAHHHRQHLEKKVSRKSKEREGCVNIEVSHFEKGQSLVSLENFKEGNFPIDREEDIDCHGNELRRAEENAPSLSSGKKEDSVARNYEKDSEVGYTKPIKFQEALPSDIGLSQDEGTKNDRADSKSASALKGGAIERDHVSEDYTVLKSLSDIVTDGPIEKLSEDHSSMETSTKISVAETTKPEMNGTVPLIHITFPGDETPKEPAITKPSLQKRKGILRSNSSFNILAHQENDRHKVKTQRNKLDSKTKTSNRTPQNFMISTEVSVKTTMHKTSIKTQVFPALGLVDPRPWQSPKFQRRMPQTERKQSAYQALKPKKPSFPCLYKNPGIKKSSVPLSAQPAEPRLNYLNLKYSDMFKEIDSTANGPGIYEMFGTPVYCHMREAEQHENKNHREICSAPSGRCVTNKCRSSHSERSSNSRNRLSQKRLHSKPPKSSLGIKQKHRSLISKEKDFQAVGSTVQDAENRDGISESGWQIKSSGNDFLSSKDEVQPMNLVQAHEQFTEQNDFFPVSDLSIVEEVSMEESADEEDISNNQILATSLRDLHQLEELRHQTPFVLSENSWAVPSEKSSNMHVLQGEQKVASPGETNANQILTNDVDSDSFSDKSNTLRSFSSQEKQGSVTSQAYQHWALFLDHDSLANESIPYQTLGKTLNDADSISQEILDSVKNEELTDELLGCLAAELLALDEKDNNSCQIMADETEPESQDFVLSKRGNTMKELGRETTNVKIQRYSNGFRRYDKEERFFNSHEKKTFSENSLKYEESILWTKGEILGKGAYGTVYCGLTSQGQLIAVKQVALDTSDKLATEKEYQKLQEEVDLLKALKHVNIVAYLGTCLEENILSIFMEFVPGGSISSIINRFGPLPEMVFCKYTEQILQGVAYLHENCVVHRDIKGNNVMLMPTGIIKLIDFGCAKRLAWAGLNGTHSDMLKSMHGTPYWMAPEVINESGYGRKSDIWSIGCTVFEMATGKPPLASMDRMAAMFYIGAHRGLMPPLPDCFSENAADFVRVCLTRDQHERPSAVQLLKHSFLKRSH; from the exons GTTGTTGGATTTCTTCTGGAAAAGGGAGCAGATATCACCCTGTGCAATTACAGCAATCAAACCGCAGTCCATGTGGCTAATTGTGAAGTCCAAAGACGACTCTTGGCCATCAATGGAATCCAAGCTCCCCAAATGCAACTTCTGCAAAGCTCATGGCAAGGTGATCTTGAACAGCTTCAACACTTGCTG GCATCTGAAGAGTTCCTGGATATAAACTTCCCAAACCAACATGGCCTGACTGCTCTGATGCTGGCTGTGAGAGATGTGGACCTGTTTGAAAGGCTTGATATGTTAACGCTCTATAGACCTGCGGAGGTTCTCTCTGAGCTTCTCAGGCATCATGC AGATCCTAAACTCTGTGATTTTAGTGGAAAATCAGCAATACACTATGTGTCACAaatagaaagtttcagaaaacagCAGTTATTGGACATTTTAATGAATTCTATGCCAAAACcag AAAGACATGCTGAATCATTGCTTGACATTTGTCATGATACAAACTCTTCTCCAACTGATATGATGACAGTtactaaaaatcaaaatataatctTGCAGAGCATCAGCAGCAGTGAG GAGTCTGACCAAGATGATGACTGCTCTCATTCCATACTGATTAGTGAAGAAGGAGATCCAAGTGGTGATGGACAAGACTGGCAACCCAGGACAGAAG GTGTTGAGATTACTGTTACTTTTCCGAGAGATGTCAGCCATCCCCAAGAAATGGGCCGAGAAGATTTACAAGAAAACAA TCAGATAACCTCAGGGCATCAGGAATGGACACCAGCACATTCTGTTTCACTTCCAAAACACATTGAGATGGTGGGCTTCAGGACAAAGGCGGTGACCACGGAGCCTTTACTTGCAAAGAAAGAGGAACGTTCCCAGGAACTCTTCAATACGAACTTGGGCTTTTTGTTGCCAAGACCTTACTTAGAAACGATAACCTCCAAGTCTGTAGCCAGGGAAGATGTTCCTCACTTTCTGAAGGGGCGGCCAAGAAAATCTGAAG GGTTTTCTATCTCTGACATGAAGTATAGTAGCCGAAGAGTTGAG ttCCCTCTGCCACCACTATCATCTCTGCCCATGAGATCTGGTCTCCTTACTATACCCCTAAGTCACAAGGATCAAAAAgcgagaaaaagaaatattccaCACCTCGTATCTTTCATACCTAAGCTCTCAGAGCCTATTAGTCAATCTGATGAATTTAGACCATCAAATAAGCAGAAGGAAGCACCGTTCAAGGTGTTAGTAGATCAGACTCTCAGATCCTTTGACGGTTCTATTTGGTCCAGAAACATGTGTTCTTTTCGGAAGGCTCACCATCACAGACAACACCTGGAAAAGAAAGTGAGTAGGAAATCCAAGGAAAGAGAAGGATGTGTCAACATTGAAGTCTCTCACTTTGAAAAAGGACAATCTTTAGTGtccttggagaatttcaaggaaggCAATTTTCCTATAGATAGGGAGGAGGATATTGACTGCCATGGTAATGAACTGAGAAGAGCAGAAGAGAACGCTCCATCTCTTTCatcaggaaagaaagaggatTCAGTAGccagaaactatgaaaaagaTTCAGAAGTTGGATATACCAAGCCAATCAAGTTCCAAGAAGCCCTGCCATCAGATATAGGTCTAAGCCAGGATGAAGGGACTAAAAATGATAGAGCTGATTCAAAAAGTGCTTCAGCACTTAAAGGTGGAGCAATTGAACGAGACCATGTTTCAGAAGATTACACTGTTCTTAAAAGTTTGTCTGATATAGTCACTGATGGCCCCATTGAAAAGCTTTCAGAAGATCATAGCAGCATGGAGACAAGCACAAAAATATCAGTAGCAGAAACAACCAAACCAGAAATGAATGGGACGGTGCCTCTTATCCACATCACTTTCCCTGGAGATGAAACTCCTAAGGAACCAGCAATAACCAAACCAAGCCTCCAAAAACGAAAGGGCATCCTTCGTAGCAATAGTAGCTTCAACATACTTGCACACCAAGAAAATGACAGGCATAAGGTGAAAACCCAGAGAAATAAGTTAGATTCAAAGACCAAGACCAGTAACAGGACACCTCAAAATTTCATGATTTCCACTGAAGTTTCCGTGAAGACTACCATGCACAAAACCAGTATAAAAACTCAAGTTTTTCCTGCTTTGGGGCTTGTGGATCCCAGACCTTGGCAATCACCCAAGTTTCAAAGGAGAATGCCACAGACAGAAAGGAAGCAATCTGCTTACCAGGCTTTGAAACCTAAAAAACCATCATTCCCTTGCCTCTATAAAAATCCAGGAATAAAAAAGTCTTCTGTTCCTCTCTCTGCTCAACCAGCAGAGCCAAGACTGAATTACTTAAATCTGAAGTATAGTGACATGTTCAAAGAGATCGATTCAACTGCGAACGGGCCTGGAATCTATGAAATGTTTGGAACTCCCGTTTATTGTCACATGCGAGAGGCTGAACAGCATGAAAACAAGAATCACCGAGAGATATGCTCAGCTCCATCAGGCAGATGTGTCACCAATAAATGCCGATCTTCACACAGTGAGAGGAGCAGCAATAGCCGAAACAGACTTTCTCAGAAAAGACTGCATAGTAAACCCCCCAAATCTTCTCTTGGCATTAAACAAAAGCACAGAAGTTTAATTTCCAAAGAAAAGGATTTCCAGGCTGTAGGTAGCACCGTACAAGATGCTGAAAATCGTGATGGCATTTCAGAATCAGGGTGGCAGATTAAGTCTTCAGGAAATGACTTTCTATCTTCCAAAGATGAAGTTCAGCCCATGAACTTGGTTCAGGCTCATGAGCAGTTCACTGAACAGAATGATTTCTTTCCTGTCTCAGATTTGTCCATTGTTGAAGAAGTCTCTATGGAAGAGTCTGCTGATGAAGAAGACATTTCTAACAATCAGATACTTGCCACGAGCCTCAGAGATCTGCATCAACTTGAAGAGCTACGCCACCAGACCCCATTTGTTCTTTCAGAAAACAGCTGGGCAGTACCCAGTGAGAAAAGTTCCAACATGCATGTACTACAAGGGGAGCAGAAGGTAGCATCTCCCGGTGAAACAAATGCCAACCAAATTTTAACTAACGATGTAGACTCTGATAGTTTTTCAGATAAGTCGAACACTCTTAGGAGTTTCTCTTCCCAAGAGAAACAAGGAAGTGTAACTTCTCAAGCATATCAACACTGGGCCCTGTTTTTGGATCATGATAGTTTAGCTAATGAGTCAATTCCATATCAAACACTTggaaaaactttaaatgatgcagATTCAATTTCCCAAGAAATTCTAGACTCTGTAAAGAATGAAGAATTGACAGATGAACTCTTAGGTTGTCTAGCTGCAGAACTATTAGCTCTTGATGAGAAAGATAACAACTCTTGCCAAATAATGGCAGATGAAACAGAGCCTGAAAGCCAAGATTTTGTCCTCAGCAAGAGAGGAAATACCATGAAAGAATTAGGTAGAGAGACAACAAATGTCAAAATACAG AGATATAGTAATGGCTTCAGGAGATATGACAAAGAGGAGAGATTTTTCAACTCACATGAAAAGAAGACATTTTCTGAAAATAGTTTAAAGTATGAAGAATCTATCCTGTGGACCAAGGGTGAGATCCTCGGGAAGGGAGCATATGGCACA GTATATTGTGGTCTTACTAGCCAAGGACAGCTAATAGCTGTAAAACAGGTGGCTTTGGATACCTCTGATAAATTAGCTACTGAAAAAGAATATCAGAAACTGCAGGAAGAAGTCGATTTGCTGAAAGCCTTGAAACATGTCAACATTGTGGCCTATTTGGGGACATGCTTGGAGGAAAACATCTTAAGCATTTTCATGGAGTTTGTTCCTGGTGGCTCCATCTCTAGTATTATAAACCGTTTTGGGCCATTGCCTGAGATGGTGTTCTGTAAATATACAGAACAAATTCTGCAAGGTGTTGCTTATCTCCATGAGAACTGTGTGGTGCAtagagatatcaaaggaaatAATGTTATGCTTATGCCAACTGGAATCATAAAGCTGATTGACTTTGGCTGTGCCAAGCGTTTGGCCTGGGCTGGCCTAAATGGCACCCACAGTGACATGCTCAAGTCCATGCATGGGACTCCATATTGGATGGCCCCAGAAGTCATCAATGAGTCTGGCTATGGACGGAAGTCAGACATCTGGAGCATTGGCTGCACTGTGTTTGAGATGGCCACCGGGAAGCCTCCACTGGCTTCCATGGACAGGATGGCAGCTATGTTTTACATTGGTGCACACCGAGGGCTGATGCCTCCTTTACCAGATTGCTTCTCAGAAAACGCAGCAGACTTTGTGCGTGTATGCCTCACCAG